One segment of Castanea sativa cultivar Marrone di Chiusa Pesio chromosome 3, ASM4071231v1 DNA contains the following:
- the LOC142629251 gene encoding uncharacterized protein LOC142629251, giving the protein MATMKGNKGKEVVDEVARPEPQPQPRPASGEKRKSLSKHVDLASLPSRRGKKAKSGPSRTETVRPELPPQPLVLVVDVDSSTPLSATPSKSPAPDSSQPPQRTSTNLLENEDLAWERFQEAVKGEDVAACYDMSLKEFEHSGVHDLFKAMSKFIAVSRQATEMDRTRVLLEKRIEEVKNDCRTWAEVANKAKDEAEEFKALVGELKSDTARKDERLELLQKENDELNLLLKKAKDEAVEEFKASKEFTDLMDTNYTTGFEDFRMDAMDNFPEVDFSTIKLNLAAATSSLVHTGSDDEDPRPVHLCGLPGRSYELGHCLHRRIGSSDDRSNIGKTWTNQDEAKMVTLKRSWTPECSNSFKDMS; this is encoded by the exons atggcaaccatgaagggaaacaaggggaaggaagttGTCGACGAGGTAGCCAGACCTGAGCCTCAGCCCCAGCCTCGTCCTGCTTctggagaaaaaaggaaaagcctatccaagcatgtggacttggctagcttgccaAGTCGTCGGGGGAAGAAAGCTAAGTCCGGGCCGTCCAGGACTGAAACCGTTAGGCCTGAACTTCCTCCTCAGCCACTCGTCTTGGTCGTTGACGTAGATTCGTCCACGCCCCTCAGCGccactccgtccaagtcccctgctcctgactcgtcccagcctcctcaaaggacttctactaatttattggagaacgaggatctggcttgggaacgattccaagaggctgtgaaGGGCGAGGACGTAgctgcgtgctacgacatgtccttgaaagagttcGAGCACTCTggcgtccacgatctcttcaag GCAATGTCCAAGTTCATAGCTGTgtccaggcaggccacagagatggacaggacgaggGTCCTCCtggagaaaagaatagaagaggtCAAAAACGACTGTAGGACGTGGGCagaggtggcgaacaaggccaaggacgaggctgaggagttcaaggctttggtgggggagctgaagtcTGACACTGCTAGGAAAGACGAGCGTCTTgaacttcttcaaaaggagaacGACGAGCTGAATCTACTTTTGAAGAAGGCTAAAGACGAGGCAGTGGAAGAATTCAAAGCGTCCAAAGAGTTCACTGACTTGATGGATACAAACTACACAACAGGGTTTGAGGACTTTAGAATGGATGCTATGGACAACtttcctgaagttgactttagcaccattaaactcaaccttgctgCTGCTACAAGTTCCCTCGTCCacacaggctcagacgat GAGGACCCTCGTCCTGTCCATCTTtgtggcctgcctggacgcagctatgaacttggACATTGCCTACATAGAAGAATAGGAAGTTCAGATGATAGAAGTAATATTGGGAAAACATGGACAAATCAGGACGAGGCAAAGATGGTCACCTTAAAGAGATCATGGACGCCAGAGTGCTCgaactctttcaaggacatgtcgtag